The Thermocrinis ruber genome has a window encoding:
- the kdsA gene encoding 3-deoxy-8-phosphooctulonate synthase — MLIIAGPCVIENEDVVFRVAEELSRLSLEFPEFDFYFKSSFDKANRSSIRSFRGPGLEEGLKVLEKVKKEFGLKITTDVHETWQVEPTAQVVDMLQVPAFLSRQTDLVLACAKSGKPVNVKKGQFMAPWDAKNVVEKLKAGGAVDYYITERGVSFGYNNLVVDFRSLVIMSQFTKVIFDATHSVQLPGGAGDRSAGQREFVLPLIRAAVAVGCDGIFMEVHPDPDRALSDGPNMLPLKDLRKALETIRVIKDAVSTLSSEPPLLPPKDTAH, encoded by the coding sequence ATGCTAATAATTGCCGGTCCCTGTGTTATAGAAAACGAGGATGTAGTTTTTAGGGTAGCAGAGGAACTCAGCAGGCTTTCCTTGGAGTTTCCTGAGTTTGATTTTTACTTCAAATCCTCCTTTGATAAAGCCAACAGGTCTTCCATAAGGTCCTTCAGGGGTCCCGGTTTGGAGGAGGGGCTTAAGGTCCTTGAGAAGGTAAAAAAAGAGTTTGGGTTAAAAATTACCACCGATGTGCACGAAACTTGGCAGGTGGAACCTACTGCCCAAGTGGTGGATATGTTGCAGGTTCCTGCCTTTTTGAGTAGGCAGACGGATCTGGTTTTGGCTTGTGCTAAGAGTGGAAAGCCTGTGAACGTGAAAAAGGGACAGTTTATGGCACCTTGGGATGCAAAGAATGTAGTGGAAAAGTTAAAGGCGGGTGGTGCGGTGGATTATTACATCACTGAGCGTGGCGTATCCTTTGGATACAACAACTTGGTGGTAGATTTCAGAAGTTTGGTGATCATGTCCCAATTCACCAAGGTGATCTTTGATGCCACCCACAGTGTGCAACTGCCGGGTGGTGCTGGCGATAGGTCTGCTGGTCAGAGGGAGTTTGTTTTGCCTTTGATAAGGGCAGCGGTGGCGGTGGGATGTGATGGTATCTTTATGGAGGTGCATCCAGACCCAGACCGAGCCCTTTCGGACGGACCAAACATGCTTCCCTTAAAGGACCTGAGAAAAGCCCTTGAGACCATAAGAGTTATAAAGGACGCGGTATCTACCTTATCCTCTGAACCTCCTCTTTTACCTCCAAAGGATACTGCCCACTAA
- a CDS encoding Hsp20/alpha crystallin family protein, with product MRRGLLVWRPFEELERIRRDFDRLMEEFFAKEEPVERVFAPALDVYETDSEVVVKAELPGVKKEDVEVLIRDNSLIIKGEKKEEREEKTETYHRVERVYGKFERVVALPAEVKLEGIKAEFKDGVLEIRLPKEKTSKEVKIEIQ from the coding sequence ATGAGGAGAGGACTTTTGGTGTGGCGTCCTTTTGAGGAGCTTGAGAGGATAAGGAGAGATTTTGACAGGCTTATGGAAGAATTCTTTGCCAAGGAAGAGCCTGTGGAGAGGGTTTTTGCCCCCGCGTTGGATGTGTATGAAACGGACAGTGAGGTGGTGGTAAAGGCAGAGCTGCCCGGTGTGAAAAAGGAAGATGTGGAAGTGCTGATAAGGGACAACAGCCTGATCATCAAAGGAGAAAAGAAGGAGGAAAGGGAAGAAAAGACAGAAACCTACCATAGGGTAGAAAGGGTCTATGGAAAGTTTGAGAGGGTGGTGGCACTTCCGGCGGAGGTCAAGCTTGAGGGTATAAAGGCAGAGTTCAAGGATGGTGTTTTGGAAATAAGGCTTCCCAAGGAAAAGACCTCCAAAGAGGTAAAGATAGAAATTCAATAA